In Bubalus kerabau isolate K-KA32 ecotype Philippines breed swamp buffalo chromosome 4, PCC_UOA_SB_1v2, whole genome shotgun sequence, one DNA window encodes the following:
- the SPPL2C gene encoding signal peptide peptidase-like 2C, which produces MACLGFLLFFLLLFLLASTAAQGEYGVVHVVSDNWSKDYCIVFRSDYVTLPRDLQHAPLLPLHDGTGAPWCPGQDSSHQAHPDGSASQRPLHRTTAMVMRGNCSFYDKGWLAQGRGAHGLLIVSRVSDQQCSDITPAAQNPRKPLSDLTIPVAVLRYTDMLDILSHTHGGNGVHVALYAPPEPILDYNMVVIFLLAVGTVAVGGYWAGVTEADRLQRRRARGGGGPGGHPPQRALAARRGPEEDDEDLPVDFTPAMTGAVVTMSCSIMLLLYFFYDCFVYIMIAIFGLGAGTGLYSCLVPVVRHLPVWQDQWLLPGRRACLQLPLLLLAGLCLVVTVLWVAYRNEDRWAWLLQDTLGVAYCLFVLRRMRLPTLKNCASFLLALLVFDVFFVFITPLLTRTGESIMVGVASGPADSLSHERLPMVLKVPRLSFSALTLCDQPFSILGFGDIVVPGFLVAYCHRFDMQIRSRQVYFVACTAAYAVGLLVTFFAMALMQMGQPALLYLVSSTLFTSLAVAACRQELTLFWTGQVRAKALTRPVPGLCGAPSVGSEQKREHAADIHRAFELEGATISALARDLDSSLGEGTAETVTISEGGAASPEGHSDSSEGWSDANLEPDDLSSTPSGVSEELLPLMPKAMLIPLRLPPSELGHIQAQAQAHEASLPWTGFHKRKGLKVKKSMLTQDPL; this is translated from the coding sequence ATGGCGTGCCTGGGtttcctcctctttttcctcctcctcttcctcctggccAGCACCGCGGCCCAGGGGGAGTACGGCGTGGTCCATGTGGTGTCTGACAACTGGAGCAAGGACTACTGCATCGTCTTCCGCTCCGACTATGTCACCCTGCCCCGGGACCTGCAGCACGCCCCACTCCTGCCCCTGCACGATGGCACGGGCGCACCCTGGTGCCCAGGCCAGGACTCCTCCCACCAGGCCCACCCGGACGGCTCCGCCAGCCAGCGGCCCCTCCACAGGACCACCGCCATGGTCATGAGAGGCAACTGCAGCTTCTACGACAAGGGCTGGCTGGCTCAGGGCCGAGGCGCCCACGGGTTGCTCATCGTGAGCCGGGTCAGCGACCAACAGTGTTCAGACATCACCCCGGCGGCCCAGAACCCCCGCAAGCCCCTCTCAGACCTCACCATCCCCGTGGCCGTGCTCCGCTACACCGACATGCTGGACATCCTCAGCCACACCCACGGGGGCAACGGGGTCCACGTGGCCTTGTACGCCCCCCCAGAGCCCATCCTCGACTACAACATGGTGGTCATCTTCCTCCTGGCCGTGGGCACCGTGGCCGTGGGCGGCTACTGGGCTGGTGTGACTGAGGCTGACCGGCTGCAGCGGCGCCGGGCgcgagggggcggggggcccGGCGGTCACCCTCCACAGAGAGCCCTGGCGGCCCGGCGGGGGCCCGAAGAAGACGACGAGGACTTGCCGGTGGACTTCACGCCGGCCATGACGGGCGCGGTGGTCACCATGTCCTGCTCCATCATGCTGCTGCTCTACTTCTTCTATGACTGCTTTGTCTACATCATGATCGCCATCTTCGGGCTGGGCGCGGGCACCGGCCTCTACAGCTGCCTGGTGCCCGTGGTGCGCCACCTGCCCGTGTGGCAGGACCAGTGGCTCCTGCCCGGCCGCCGGGCCTGTCTGCagctgcccctgctgctgctggctgGCCTGTGCCTGGTGGTTACGGTCCTCTGGGTCGCCTACCGGAACGAGGACCGCTGGGCGTGGCTGCTGCAGGACACGCTGGGCGTGGCCTACTGCCTCTTCGTCCTACGGCGCATGCGCCTGCCCACCCTCAAGAACTGCGCCTCCTTCCTGCTGGCCCTGCTAGTCTTCGACGTCTTCTTCGTATTCATCACACCCCTGCTTACCAGGACCGGCGAGAGCATCATGGTTGGCGTGGCCTCGGGCCCGGCAGATTCCTTGAGCCATGAGAGGCTGCCCATGGTCCTCAAGGTGCCCCGGCTGAGCTTCTCGGCCTTGACCCTGTGTGACCAGCCCTTCTCTATCCTCGGCTTCGGTGACATCGTGGTCCCTGGCTTCCTGGTGGCCTATTGTCACCGCTTTGATATGCAGATCCGCTCGCGGCAGGTCTACTTCGTGGCCTGCACAGCGGCCTACGCTGTGGGCCTGCTGGTCACCTTCTTCGCCATGGCCCTCATGCAGATGGGCCAGCCTGCCCTGCTCTACCTGGTGTCCAGCACCCTGTTCACCAGCCTGGCCGTGGCCGCCTGCCGCCAAGAGCTCACCCTCTTCTGGACAGGCCAGGTTAGAGCCAAGGCCCTCACCCGGCCTGTGCCAGGGCTCTGCGGTGCCCCTTCAGTTGGTTCTGAGCAGAAGCGGGAGCATGCAGCAGACATCCACAGAGCCTTCGAGCTCGAGGGGGCCACCATCTCCGCCCTGGCAAGAGACTTAGATAGCAGCCTTGGGGAGGGCACGGCTGAGACTGTCACCATATCTGAGGGTGGAGCCGCCAGTCCAGAAGGCCACAGTGACAGCTCCGAGGGCTGGAGCGATGCCAACCTGGAGCCCGATGACCTGTCGAGTACCCCTTCTGGGGTCTCAGAGGAGCTcttaccactgatgccaaaggCCATGCTGATACCCCTGAGGCTGCCGCCCTCAGAGCTGGGCCACatccaggcccaggcccaggcccacgAGGCCAGCCTGCCCTGGACAGGCTTCCACAAGAGGAAGGGCCTTAAGGTAAAGAAGAGCATGTTGACCCAAGATCCCTTGTGA